CAACTATGTAGCATCTACATCGAGAATTCAAGTATTGTATACATCATTGGTCTGATCCTTTGTAGGAACTACTCATAATAACAAACTTGCAAAATGAATCTGTTTATCATAAAGAGATTCGTTGTTCCTGACCCTGCTTCACCTTAATTGTTATTTGAACAAGTAAAAGTTATGTCTTGGTCCGAGTGGGTATAGCATTTCTCTTCTACATGTCCATGGAGttttgaaaaatccaaaaatctcAGAGATAGAAAGAGAGGTAGGAATTTATCGAACGAACCGCACTCCTTCGTATACGTCAGGAGTCCATTGATGAGAAGGGGCTAGGGAAAGCTTGAACCCAATTCCGACAGTGATGAATATAAGCGCAATTGAAATTCCTGGGGAGTTATACATTTGTGTATTGATAAGACCACTCACTATTTCTTGAAGCTCGATCTCTCCCCCGGATGAACCATATAGCCAAGAGAAACCATGAACCAGAATAGAAGAGCTTGCCCCGCCCATGACTAAATATTTCATCGTAGCCTCATTAGACCGTACATCTTTCTTGGTATATCCAGATAATAGATAGGAGCATAAACTGAAACATTCTGGAGCTACAAAGATATTTATTAAATCGTTAACACCACATAAAAACATTCCTCCTAGAGTAGCTGTTAATACGAATAACAGAAACTCTGTTATAACCATTTCTGTACATTCAATGTACTCTACAGATAGAGGAATACATAAAGTTGAACATagtaaaataagaaattgaaaGATTTCGTTGAAATTGTTCCTTTGGAAATTTCCCGAAAAGCTAATCATAGGTTCTTCTCTCCATCGGAACAACAGGGCTGTTATGCTCATTACTAAACTTGTTGAAGAGATGAAATATAACCAAGGTATATCTTTTTGATCAAAGGTTGAATCGATCATCAGAAGAAGAATTAGGCCAAAAATTAGGACACATTCTGGGAAAATAAGACTTCCATCAAAGAGAAGCAAATGAAAGGCTTTCATAAAAATTCTCGTAGAATCGAGAATGAAGTTTTCATTTTGTACATGCCAAATCATGAATTAGTAACTGCATCCAATCTCCAAAAAAATCCCAATTGTTTTGAACTTTCTCTTTTTGGAATGGAATATTTACGGAATCCCCATGAATAGGATCAAACCTTATTCCATGGTATTTACATGGGATTCCTCTTTCTTATTCTTAATCATATCCCCGAGAGGGCTTAGTTGATACATGATTTATGTTTCGTCTTTCgtttcctttttgtttgttttgataaatatatcGATCAATTCcgattctttctttttctattgatTCTTTTCCGATTGAGATGTATGGATCCATGGGTCTATGTGTCTATATAGATCCTGGTCATGGATTAACGAAAATGTGCAAAAGCTCTATTTGCCTTTGCCATTCTATGAGTCTCTTCCCTTTTACGTATGGCATCGCCACTCCCTTTGGCGGCATCCACTAATTCGGAACTTAACTTGAAAGCCATATTTCGACCCGGGCGTTTTTGGGATGCCCCTAATAACCAACAAATGGCAAGTGCTTTTCCTTGTGCGGATCCTATTTCAATGGGAACTTGATGAGTCGATCCGCCTACACGTCTTGCTTTTACTGCTATGTCGGGAGTTACTCCACGTATTGCTTGACGTAAAACagatagtggatttgtttttgtcttttgttgaATCTTTTTCATAGCTCGATAGATAATTTGATAAGCCAATGATTTTTTTCTATGTTTCAGAATATGGTTAACCAACATGTTAACTAATCGATTACGATAAATTGGATCGGATTTTGCAGTTTTTTCTTCTGCAATACCTTGACGTGGTGGAAGTCATCAGTTCGAGCCTGATTATCCCTAAACCCAATGTAAGTTTTTCTATTTTGACTTGCTCTCCCGCCGTGATCAAATGAGAATGGATACGAGGCTCGTGGGATTGACGTTAGAAACCAATCACGTTCCAGTAAAAAATCTCAATATCGTATTCgtttagaagaaaaataaaaattgcgtTTTCATTATGGTCTTACAGAACGACAACTACTTAAATACGTTCGTATTGCCGGAAAAGCCAAAGGGTCAACGAGTCGGGTTTTACTACAATTACTTGAAATGCGTTTGGATAACATCCTTTTTTGATTGGGTATGGCCTCGACTATTCCCCAAGCCCGCCAATGGATATCTTGCTTTGGAACAAAacaattagaaattagaattagGATCGCGGTCAACTGGAATGTGTATTATCCATTGGTTGATTGTATCATTAACTATTTACTTATTTTGGTGTAAGGAACTTATCATGAATCCACTGATTTCTGCCGCTTCCTTTATTGCTGCTGGGTTGGCCGTCAGGCTTGCTTCTATTGGACCTGGGGTTGGTCAAGGTACTGCTGCGGGCCAAGTTGTAGAAGGGATCGCGAGATAGCCTGAGGCAGAGGGAAAAATACGAGGTACTTTATTGCTTAGTCTGGCTTTTATGGAAGCTTTAACAATTTATGGACTAGTTGTAGCGTTAGCACTTTTATTTGCGAATCCCTTTGTTTaatccgaaaaaaaaaaaaaaaaaaaaaaaaaaaaaaaaaaaaaaaaaaaaaaaaaaaagaggtatttttttttagtttatttcctTAGACTTACTGCTTTTTTTGAATTAGATTAGGATTTCACTCCAATTATTTGGTGGGACACTAACCCATGGGAAGGAGTTATTGGAGAATGAGGAATTAGCAAAACGACTCGCCTTCTTCCTTCCCATTGTTAGTCCAATGGAATAGTTTTTTAGGAAGTGTTACAACAAACGGGATATTTCACAATTGACATGACATAGCATAAGGCCTGGGACTTAATTCTAATAATACTAAGTATCACTTTTTTTCTCAATTGGAAATTTCcaattgagaaaaaaatctattttaattttctaaatatagttaaataaaatataaaataggaaaaaaaataaatagataattaGTCTATCTATATATAAGAGGAGATTATATGAAAAATCTAACCGATTCTTTCCTTTCCTTGGGTTTATGGTCATCCGCCGGGAGTTTCGGGTTTAATACCGATATTTTAGCAACAAATCCAATAAATCTAAGTGTAGTGCTCGgcctattgatttttttttttggaaagggaGTGTGTGCGAGTTGTTTATTTCAAGAATAGGCTGGATCCAACCAACTGCACTTTTTTTGTTATAACAAGGAAGGGTGCATGATCGCGCGAAttacttttaaataaattaagaaatcaTATTTCAGAACCATAGCATTTCGCGATTCATTGGTAAATTTGCTTTGATTCTCTATGAACCAATCATAATGATGTGGAATAATTAACATGGTTAAAGCTAAATCGTTTGAAGTCCATACTCAGCAAGGTATTCTTTCTACTATTAGGCTACTATTAGGTTAATATGGAAACGGTTTCAAAATGAATAGTTAGAAAGTTTTTTCGATATATAACACTCATGTCGATAAAATGATTTGAACcctttatattataaatattataattataatattttttttctatttattggaaaaaaattatgagtatTTCAACCCCTCTTTTTTATCCAATGCTGAATCGATCACCTAcgtataaattaagaaaaattctttggatttgaaaaaaaaaaaaagaaacaacgtTGCTGACAATTATTTGTTTGTTCAAAAGAGTCCTCCGAATATTCTGGTCTTGGATTAATGATccgttttgatttttttttttttttttttgaatatgaaATATGAATAGAGAAGAGAGGATAGGttcattatattaaaaaaaaatgggaatttCTCATAAATAATTGAAGTAATTGGGCGCGAGAGCCAAATGATTTGAAAGCTTCATGTTTGGTTCGGGAAGGGATCGTGGAAGTTTTGAAATAAATGGAAAGATAATCTACTTTCATTAAGTGATTTATTAGATAATCGAAAATAGAGGATCTTGAAGACTATTCGAAATTCAGAAGAACTACGCAGGGGAGCCATTGAACAGCTGGAAAAGCCCGGGCACGTTTAGGGAAAGTGGAAATGGAAGCGGATCAGTTTCAGGTGAATGGATACTCTGATATAGAACAATAAAAGTCAAACTTGATTAATTCAACTTATCAAACTTTGGAACAATTTGAAATTTACAAAAATGAAACCATTCGTTTTGAACAACAAAGAGCGAGTAATCAAGTCCGACAACGGGTTTTCCAACAAGCCTTAAAAGGAGCTCTAGGAACTCTGACTAGTTCTTTGAACAACAAGTTACATTTATGTACCATCAATGCTAATATTGGCATGTTTGGGACGCTGACAGAAATAATCGATTAGTCCTTCTACTGTCTACTGTaggcattattttttttttccaaaaaagaattaagaaataCTCATGGTAACCATTCGAGCGGATGAAATTAGTAATATTATTCGGGAACATATTGAGCAATATAATAGAGAAGTAAAGGTTGTAAATACCAGTACCGTACTTCAAGTAGGCAACGGCATTGCCCGTATTTATGGTCTTGATGAAGTAATGTCGGGTGAATTAGTAGAATTTGAAGAGGGTACAATAGGCATTGCTCTGAATTTGGAATCAAATAATGTCGGTGTTGTATTAATGGGTGGTGGTTTGATGATCCAAGAAGGAAGTTCTGTAAAAGCAACAGGAAGAATTGCTCAAATACCCGTAAGCGAGGCTTATTTAGGTCGTGTTATAAATGCCCTAGCGAAACCTATTGATGGTCGAGGTGAAATTTCAGCTTCTGTGATCCCTATAGGACGTGGTCAGCGAGAATTAATTATTGGGGATAGGCAGACCGGTAAAACAGTAGTAGCCACAGATACGATTCTTAATCAACAAGGGAAAAATGTAATATGTGTCTATGTCGCTATTGGTCAAAAGGCATCTTCCGTGGCTCAGGTAGTGACTACTTTACAAGAAAAGGGAGCAATGGAATACACGATTGTGGTAGCCGAAACGGCGGATTCTCTGGCTACATTACAATACCTCGCTCCTTATACAGGAGCAGCTCTGGCTGAATATTTTATGTACCATAAACGACACACTTTAATCATTTATGATGATCCTTCCAAACAAGCACAGGCTTATCGCCAAATGTCTCTTCTATTACGAAGACCGTTGGGTGGCGAAGCTTATCCAAGAGATGTTTTTTATTTGCATTCACGACTTTTGGAAAGAGCCGCTAAATCAGGTTCACGTTTAGGTGAAGGAAGTATGACTGCTTTACCAATAGTTGAGACCCAATCAGGAGATGTTTCAACTTATATTCCTACTAATGTAATCTCAATTACAGATGGCCAAATTTTCTTATCCGTCAATTTATTCAATGCTAGAATCAGACCTGCCATTAACATGGGGATTTCCGTCTCCAGAGTAGGATCTGCCACTCAAATTAAAGCCATGAAACAAGTAGCCTGCAAACTAAAATTGGAATTGGCACAATTCGCAGAATTAGAAGCCTTTGCACAATTCACATCTGATCTTGATAAAGCTACTCAGAATCAATTGGCAAGAGGTCAACGATTACGCGAGTTGCTCAAACAATCTCAATCATCCCCTCTCACGGTGGAAAAACAGGTAATGACTATTTATACTGGAACGAATGGTTATCTTGATTCATTAGAAATTGGACAGGTAAAGAAATTTCTCGTTGAGTTACGGACttatttaaaaatgaataaaccGCAGTTCCAAGAAATCATATCTTCTACCAAGATATTCAATGAGGAAGTAGAAGCCCTTTTGAAAGACGTTATTCAAGAACAAATGGAACGCTTTCTACTTTACGAACAGGTATAAAGAAATTCCTTTAAAtaactttctaattttttagaaataattatttctataatctaatcttttattttattatacatcttttatattaataattttatagtaataaaaaattattattaagaataaatatataaataaatatataaataagtatAAGGGTCTCTTGttcaaatcattcaaaataCCTAGTTAgtagaaaagaaatatatggaAATCCGTCTCGTCCAATAGGATTTGAACCTATACTAAAGGTTTAGAAGACCTCTGTCCTATCCATTAGACAATGGACGcttttttcttagttttgttTTCACATCTCTTGGTCAGAAAAAAAGACCATTGAGAGAATTCCAGGAATTACGCATTCAATTCAATGATACATTCATTatcattatattaataattacatTAAATTAGATTCAATacatgaataattataattagaTCCTCTATATTATAGATTATTtaatatagaatttaaataatataatattttataatagataaaaaaatataacttttactACTAAACATATTCttaatataatatagaattttagaaatatagagaataaattaatatatataatatagagaTATAAGCGGGTAGCGGTAATCGAACCCGCATCGTTAGCTTGGAAGGCTAGGGGTTATAGTCGACGTTGAGTCATCGTTTTTAACGTCTCTAATTCAAAACTGAACGTGAAACTTTGGTTTCATTCGGCTCCTTTATGAAAGATGGACAAATTTCACATATGTCAGATGTGaactaaattacaaaaaaaagaaaagaaaagaccatAACATCTATGTCAGCCTTTCTGTTTGAAtgcattcaaaacaaaaccCGCTTCATAGATGATCCCTATAGAACAGGGGGGGTTAGAACCACCCTTCTAGTTACTTCGCTCTCTATTTCTATTTGAAAGAATCCTTAGGAAAAGGATTTTGTTTCCACCAAGCTAAAACAATATAATATGTCGATGTCTCTAGTAAACCAAAGCCATTAGTTAATAGCTATTTTGCTTCAATCTCTTTTATACAAATCATAAATTGAAGATTTAGTTACGATTAGAAATACTCCCTTCTCTATTTATCCATGGACCCTTTACTCATACTTATTCAATTGGAAATATTGATCCAATTCAAAAACCAATTATGTTTCGTAATTTCATaatccaattttgttttttccaaTTTCTAATTGACTCCTTTGGATACAAATCACGAGAATGTCTATTCTTCCTCGAATCTTTCATTGAGAGGTAAAGGATTAAATCCttttaagaaataaagtttttgATTGGAATATTAATTAAACCGAAGGACCCCTTAACCATTTAAGGGGTTAATAGAACGAATCGCACTTTTACCACTAAACTATACCCACTACAATGTGATTATTGTATATAAATGGATCTTTTGTCGAAGAAAAAAATGGGTCATAATTAAGACGATAGGATCAGAAAAGAATCATGAAAATTAGAGCGTTGACATGCTTTGGCCAAGGAGACTAATGAGATTGGGGAAAGAGGATTTatttaaataactaaaaaaacacgcttttttagttatttaaatGAGATGGATACGTCtcgataaaaaaaaatgtgtatgcCATAACATAAATTGTGCAAGAATATATGGttctattcttcttttttttttattccatttacTTTactggaataaaaaaaaaaaaaaaagaataaaatgattAAGAAATGACACTCGGATTCTATTCTATTCTGTATGATAGGAATAGAAATTGCCTTTATTATGATTGTTCTTgaaacaacaacaatcattaatcattttttttttttcaaatcaaataaataatttttttctatgaTTCATTGGAACAAAAACGAAAGACCCGGCCCGGTCAGGACCGGGGGCCGGGCTGTggaagtaaaagtaaaaaagggTCTTGCAGACGAAAGCAAAGaggtactcttttttttattatttatttaattttaatttatatatttattattactttctattttctatttactatttattaattctataatttttttatataagaaattcATTGCTatataatttatagtttatagtttatataatatataatattcttGGGGCATTCGGTGGTTATATATCTAAATTTATATTCATTGGAATAGTGGAGTTGAGATATCGCTTTCGAGCCCCTAACTTTACCTAAATGAAATcactgatttttattttctatatttttttttctatttttctatgtCTTTATAATTAGATATCTATATGACTCCCCAGGCGGGATACTTAACGCGTTAGCTACAGCACTGCGCGGGTCGATACGCACAGCACCTAGTATTCATCGTTTACGGCTAGGACTACTGGGGTATCTAATCCCATTCGCTCCCCTAGCTTTTGTCTCTCAGTGTTAGTGTCGGCCCAGCACAAGCAGTGGAGCATGTGGTTTAATTCGATGCAAAGCGAAGAACCTTACCAGGGCTTGACATGTCGCGAATCCTC
This DNA window, taken from Quercus robur chromosome 2, dhQueRobu3.1, whole genome shotgun sequence, encodes the following:
- the LOC126712219 gene encoding NAD(P)H-quinone oxidoreductase subunit 2 B, chloroplastic, with the protein product MIWHVQNENFILDSTRIFMKAFHLLLFDGSLIFPECVLIFGLILLLMIDSTFDQKDIPWLYFISSTSLVMSITALLFRWREEPMISFSGNFQRNNFNEIFQFLILLCSTLCIPLSVEYIECTEMVITEFLLFVLTATLGGMFLCGVNDLINIFVAPECFSLCSYLLSGYTKKDVRSNEATMKYLVMGGASSSILVHGFSWLYGSSGGEIELQEIVSGLINTQMYNSPGISIALIFITVGIGFKLSLAPSHQWTPDVYEGVRFVR
- the LOC126712220 gene encoding 30S ribosomal protein S7, chloroplastic, with translation QGIAEEKTAKSDPIYRNRLVNMLVNHILKHRKKSLAYQIIYRAMKKIQQKTKTNPLSVLRQAIRGVTPDIAVKARRVGGSTHQVPIEIGSAQGKALAICWLLGASQKRPGRNMAFKLSSELVDAAKGSGDAIRKREETHRMAKANRAFAHFR
- the LOC126712221 gene encoding ATP synthase subunit alpha, chloroplastic-like; translation: MVTIRADEISNIIREHIEQYNREVKVVNTSTVLQVGNGIARIYGLDEVMSGELVEFEEGTIGIALNLESNNVGVVLMGGGLMIQEGSSVKATGRIAQIPVSEAYLGRVINALAKPIDGRGEISASVIPIGRGQRELIIGDRQTGKTVVATDTILNQQGKNVICVYVAIGQKASSVAQVVTTLQEKGAMEYTIVVAETADSLATLQYLAPYTGAALAEYFMYHKRHTLIIYDDPSKQAQAYRQMSLLLRRPLGGEAYPRDVFYLHSRLLERAAKSGSRLGEGSMTALPIVETQSGDVSTYIPTNVISITDGQIFLSVNLFNARIRPAINMGISVSRVGSATQIKAMKQVACKLKLELAQFAELEAFAQFTSDLDKATQNQLARGQRLRELLKQSQSSPLTVEKQVMTIYTGTNGYLDSLEIGQVKKFLVELRTYLKMNKPQFQEIISSTKIFNEEVEALLKDVIQEQMERFLLYEQV